From one Trifolium pratense cultivar HEN17-A07 linkage group LG1, ARS_RC_1.1, whole genome shotgun sequence genomic stretch:
- the LOC123897737 gene encoding triacylglycerol lipase OBL1: MGTEQPNGDYLFLNSHEASVVDLVSLLFSSNLSNRKFIDCPQGLEARLFRQRWLLFTSVVAQKILVAIDPFLKMLGDMLELLLNSLSSNGGFVRLFFNFLKGKMITPERSSAEFLSVIGHLDTRVDLDKTIHHKDAKYKGLLSIMASKFSYENEQFISNAVTNHWGMKFLGLYSFWNDYQKHESTKAMIVQDTKSEPNLIVVAFRGTTPFDAEQWKTDVDISWYDLPNVGKIHGGFMKALGLLENSGWPKEMDEKGPHRYAYYTIREELRAMLRENEDAKFILTGHSLGGALAILFVSMLIFHEEEVLLDKLEGVYTFGQPRVGDEMFGEFMKSKLKKYDVRYMRYVYSNDMVPRIPYDDKSLFFKHFSPCLYFNSLYQGQILEEEPNKNYFSVFWVIPKILNAFWEVIRGFLLPLVVGREYKQNLFMVVFRLVGLVIPGLPAHCPENYVNAARLGSLNENLELPNSKYD; encoded by the exons ATGGGTACCGAACAACCAAATGGAGATTATCTATTCTTGAATTCACATGAAGCAAGTGTTGTTGATTTAGTGAGTCTTTTGTTTTCATCAAATTTATCAAATAGAAAATTCATTGATTGTCCACAAGGACTTGAAGCAAGATTATTTAGACAAAGATGGCTTCTATTTACTTCTGTTGTTGCACAAAAGATTCTTGTTGCTATAGATCCTTTTTTGAAAATGTTAGGAGACATGTTGGAGTTGTTGCTCAATAGTTTATCAAGTAATGGAGGATTTGTTAGGCTCTTCTTCAACTTTCTTAAAG GAAAAATGATAACACCGGAAAGATCATCGGCGGAGTTCTTATCGGTGATTGGCCATCTTGACACAAGAGTTGATTTAGACAAAACTATTCATCATAAGGATGCTAAGTACAAAGGATTACTATCTATCATGGCTTCTAAGTTTTCCTATGAGAATGAACAATTCATTAGCAATGCAGTTACAAATCATTGGGGT ATGAAATTTTTGGGGCTATACAGCTTTTGGAACG ATTACCAGAAGCATGAGTCCACAAAAGCCATGATAGTGCAAGATACAAAATCTGAACCTAATTTGATTGTGGTTGCATTTAGAGGCACAACTCCATTTGATGCTGAGCAGTGGAAAACAGACGTGGATATCTCATGGTATGACCTACCAAACGTGGGTAAGATACATGGTGGGTTCATGAAAGCATTGGGCCTTCTTGAGAACAGTGGATGGCCCAAAGAAATGGATGAAAAAGGCCCACATCGTTATGCTTACTACACAATTAGAGAAGAGCTGAGAGCAATGTTGAGGGAAAATGAGGATGCAAAATTCATTTTGACAGGGCACAGTTTGGGAGGAGCATTGGCTATTCTGTTTGTATCAATGCTCATATTCCATGAGGAAGAAGTGTTGTTGGATAAGTTAGAAGGTGTTTATACATTTGGGCAACCAAGAGTAGGAGATGAAATGTTTGGGGAGTTCATGAAAAGTAAGTTGAAAAAGTATGATGTGAGGTATATGAGATATGTTTACAGTAATGATATGGTTCCTAGGATCCCTTATGATGATAAATCCCTCTTCTTTAAGCACTTCAGTCCTTGCCTCTATTTCAACAGCCTTTACCAAGGGCAG ATTCTAGAGGAGGAGCCAAACAAGAATTATTTTTCTGTGTTCTGGGTGATACCCAAGATCTTAAATGCATTTTGGGAGGTGATTAGAGGCTTCCTTCTACCTTTAGTTGTAGGTAGAGAGTATAAACAGAATTTGTTCATGGTGGTGTTCAGGCTAGTTGGATTGGTAATTCCAGGACTACCAGCTCATTGCCCTGAAAATTACGTCAATGCTGCCCGATTGGGATCGTTAAATGAAAATCTGGAGCTTCCAAATTCTAAATATGACTAA
- the LOC123897727 gene encoding uncharacterized protein LOC123897727, with protein sequence MRDLGFHEQRRSWRRNTAPTRRNAAAAAASAGDTSPDSVIFTLESNLSLFSSASASVDRCSFASDAHDRDSLNSEISLHLAGHGGDFAPSESWSGPDPDPDPNQNKQQHADSVQKKKIRETIFSGKGEKTKVQKEDSDVDTEEDGNQLVEFDSARNSFSLALKECQDRRSRCEALFKKQDRRRPASLDLNNANAIGTVSVSPRLGVGAMKKSTVASRRSGSGTGTGTFPSPGTPNYRHCQGGVAMQKGWSSERVPSHTSGARKQVGNGTGALCLTNGRTLPSKWEDAERWILSPVSGDGAGRASVPQPLRRPKSKSGPLGPPGVAYYSLYSPAGHFFDGGNFMTASPFSAAVNASADGFANSSGGNGGGALPTRTDPCMARSVSVHGCSQTQGQSSIPTREEKFDAFKDAGTNVSPAVSRRDMATQMSPEGSSCSSPNMRTSFSASTPPALPITELQSASFSKMDIRDVQVDERVTMTRWSKKHRALFTGRGSENVDSWKKKETSTESSSWEISESSKTVSKAKREEAKITAWENLQKAKAEAAIRKLEMKLEKKRASSMDKIMNKLRFAQKKAQDMRSSVSANQAHQIAQTSHKVMSFRRASQMGTLSGCFTCHTF encoded by the exons ATGCGGGATTTAGGGTTTCACGAACAACGACGCTCATGGAGGCGTAACACCGCTCCAACAAGACGTAACGCCGCCGCTGCCGCTGCCTCCGCCGGCGATACAAGTCCTGACTCTGTCATCTTTACTCTCGAATCTAACTTGAGTCTCTTCTCTTCTGCTTCCGCTAGCGTCGATCGCTGTTCCTTCGCTTCCGATGCTCATGACCGCGACTCTTTAAACTCCGAAATCTCACTG CATTTGGCAGGTCACGGTGGTGATTTTGCTCCGAGTGAAAGCTGGAGCGGTCCAGATCCGGATCCGGATCCGAATCAAAACAAACAGCAACATGCAGATTCAGTACAGAAAAAGAAGATTCGCGAAACTATTTTCTCTGGAAAAGGAGAAAAAACAAAAG TTCAAAAGGAAGACAGTGACGTTGACACTGAAGAAGACGGAAATCAACTTGTGGAATTTGATTCTGCAAGAAACTCTTTCTCTCTAGCTCTTAAAG AATGTCAAGATCGGAGATCGAGATGTGAAGCTTTATTCAAGAAGCAAGATCGGAGAAGACCTGCTTCGTTAGATCTGAACAATGCTAATGCAATTGGAACTGTTTCTGTTTCGCCTCGTTTGGGAGTTGGAGCTATGAAGAAGAGTACGGTTGCGTCTCGGAGATCTGGCTCTGGTACTGGTACTGGTACTTTTCCGAGTCCTGGTACTCCGAATTATCGTCATTGTCAGGGTGGTGTTGCAATGCAAAAGGGTTGGAGTTCTGAGAGAGTTCCTTCGCATACGAGTGGGGCTCGCAAGCAAGTTGGTAATGGTACAGGTGCATTGTGTTTAACCAATGGGAGAACGTTGCCGTCTAAGTGGGAAGATGCTGAGAGATGGATTTTGAGTCCTGTTTCGGGTGATGGAGCTGGGAGGGCCTCAGTTCCACAGCCATTGAGAAGGCCTAAGTCGAAGAGTGGTCCACTCGGTCCGCCTGGTGTTGCATATTATTCGCTGTATTCGCCTGCAGGTCACTTTTTTGATGGAGGGAATTTTATGACAGCTTCACCTTTTTCTGCTGCTGTTAATGCTTCAGCTGATGGGTTTGCAAATAGTTCTGGTGGTAATGGTGGTGGAGCACTTCCCACACGAACGGATCCTTGCATGGCTCGCTCAGTTAGTGTACATGGCTGTTCTCAGACGCAGGGTCAATCGTCAATTCCCACCCGAG AGGAGAAGTTTGATGCTTTTAAGGATGCGGGCACCAATGTATCTCCTGCTGTTTCAAGAAGAGATATGGCAACCCAGATGAGCCCAGAGGGCAGCTCATGCTCCTCTCCCAATATGAGAACTTCTTTCTCTGCTTCCACTCCACCTGCCCTGCCTATCACAGAGCTGCAGAGTGCCTCTTTCTCTAAAATGGATATCAGGGATGTGCAGGTAGATGAACGTGTAACCATGACAAGGTGGTCAAAGAAACACAGAGCCCTATTCACTGGTAGAGGTTCAGAAAATGTTGACAGctggaaaaagaaagaaacaagcACTGAATCTTCATCTTGGGAAATTTCTGAAAGCTCAAAGACTGTTTCAAA GGCTAAAAGGGAGGAAGCCAAAATCACTGCATGGGAGAACTTGCAAAAGGCAAAAGCTGAGGCTGCAATACGGAAACTAGAG ATGAAGTTGGAAAAGAAGCGAGCATCTTCCATGGACAAGATTATGAACAAACTGAGATTTGCTCAGAAAAAGGCTCAAGATATGAGAAGTTCAGTTTCAGCCAACCAGGCTCATCAAATTGCCCAAACTTCTCACAAGGTTATGTCATTTCGGAGAGCCAGCCAGATGGGTACTTTGAGTGGCTGTTTCACCTGTCATACCTTTTAA